A stretch of DNA from Anthonomus grandis grandis chromosome 22, icAntGran1.3, whole genome shotgun sequence:
TAATTTAAGATGACACTGCGACATTCCAGCGTCGATCAATTTCATAACACAACAGTCGTAATCAAAACACAAACATGCAGACCCGCCATAAAAACCATTTGGCGTAgttttaattagtaatttttacGCCTTCAggttacttatttattaattattttacctGGTATAATAATCTTTTAGGTGATTCCTTACTCCTAACAAATAAAACTCCTTTCAGAGATTACGAGCCGAGTTCCAGAGAAGCATTTGTATACTACAAACTGGACTGTATCTTCTTCGAACTCCATCGTCGTCGCTTTATTAGTTGCCTTATCCAATTATCCGCTTTCCACAAAGTGAATTCTTGGCTCCAAAACGTTACACCTCAAATAAGGTGCGACTGCTGTAGACCCGACTATTACGAGTATATGCTCGATTGCGAAAGAGTATTAAGACGTCAACTGGTTCTAACAGGGATGCATAGAGAAATCGTTGAAACCAGAGCCCTCTCTGGTGGCAGATGCTTCTTTATGAAAACCAGACTCTCCCCAGAATATGAAGCGACAGCAACCGAAGTAGATGATGTCACTTACAAAGATGCTGTTGATGAAATCTCTAATAAAACTGATAGTCTCAAACTGGATAAGGAGGATCCAGAATACGAAACTCCCGATTTATACCTTAAAGATGATTCTACTTCAAGTGGGGCATATGCCCCAGCTATTCCGCCGAGAGATGCTGCTGAAAGAAAACCTTTTAAGCGTCACGGAAGATTCCGTAATCTTCGGGACTCAATTATTTTGGCAACTTATAGAGGGGTTGCTCTTGGCTTAGGCCCTTTTCCGCATGCCAAGCATGCCATTCTAAGAAGGATGAGGGAGAGAGAAAACAAACAAAAGGGTATTGAAACTGAAGCGGAAAATGCTTATGAGGTGGTAGACGATACACCTCCACATCCAGAGGATGCCTTGGAGAAAGCGATCCGGGAGAAACGTTTCTGGACCGTTAACATCATGAAGGAGAGAGCTGAGGCTGAGGCAGCTCGAAAAGAAGCTGAAGAGATGGAGAAGGAGAAGCAGAACGAGGAGGAAGAGGAAGAGGAAGAGGAAGAATAGTTagggatgttttttttttctttcttttttgggttttttttggggattattttttagtttttttatgcaaatggttcttaagttttttgtctaattttttaaagtctaattcctcatgattttttttttaatttatcatttttaattaaacattttcaaatttttagttcTAGCTCAAGTGGTGCAAATTACTAATTAAAGAAACTCAACATTTTTAGACTCACGggatatcaaataaaaaaactgcttaATTAATAGCACAAGGAtcaaaattgcataaaaaacgttttttttttattattatagttaatttttttacattttttttatattttttataatttttttaaatttttttatatttttttatattttttttatatttttcttttcgtttttttttttacaattagtcaaaaatgacaataacttttttattcttgtagcgagtagcaaaataaaaatatcaagcAAAAATTCAAAgtggttaattaattaacaaaatttgtatAGGTGGCAAAAAGGCGATAAGGAtgaaattttggattttattgaTAACTGCTGACTctacagaaaaatataattaaaatttaattacaaaattgcgaaatttatttttttttttaattaataagcataatagtgcatatttaatttttctaagaacgccctgtatttttttccaaatatttaaaatacaattttcattaaataagtcTGCGGACACAGtacactaatttaaaaaaaaaattgaaagcgaaatttatattttttaattaattatatattttttgtttaattaataagatACGGatataatttatgaattttttggtATACGacttcataaaaatattaagataatttttttttacatatttaagaaataattaaattataaattacttaaaatcaaGCCGTCTGCAGAAACACttcattaaataatttccaataataatttaattgcaaaatttatcatttttaactatctattaaaataagtttcttggtttatatttgatttttcttaggaccctctgtattttttttcttaattaaagaataattaaaatttaaatttcataaggCAAAAACACTACAAtagttaattttcaaaaataatttaattgcaaaattattatttcttaattaattatgtgcatatttaatttttttaaggtgccctgtaattttcctaaaattatttaaaaaatgattaaagtataaattttattaaataaagctaaataaatactacattaattattttccaaaaataattcgattgcgaaataattatttctaatttataGTTTGCataaaactcttttttattataataatttttttattagtcaaaaatgacaataatttttatattttaatagggagtagaaaaataaaataattaaaagcaaaaacttaaattaattgaGTAATAAAAGGGATATaatttaggattttattttttaaatttaacaataataagtttatatatttttttaaaattaataattcctattctgtttattatttaattatttaataaaaagcttcttgtaattaaaaaaattactaactacatatatttaattttttttaaaaacacacaattttttttaatatttaaaaaataattcaaatatacatacatttaataAACCTGTTTATAGGAACacttcattaattaattttcaaacatAATTTGCTTatgaattttaacatttttaacatttttaattaagtaattatgTAATtctgtaattttggtttttaattaattaaaaagtaatttaaatataaatgtaaaaaaataaggcTGTTGACATACtacattaattaatttgcaataaacactattttaaatgcgatttaaattttaaattataattaatttttctttggactccctgtaatatttttttatttacttaaaaaatatttaaaatatcaaatttataaaataagggTATCCAACATTAATAAATTCTCTAAAATACTTTAATtgcgaaataattttttttaattataataatttttaaaatatgcttctaaGTACATAATTAGTTTTTCTGAGGacttttacataaattaatttccaaaaataatttaccacggaatttatattttttaattaattaagaaaatcattTGCTTAGTgcatatttaagtttttctagGACAGCCTgtatttttactaattatttaaaaaataatttaaatataaaattcataaaatatggCTATAAATCCATTgataaatttcctaaaatattttaattgcgaaatttattttttttaattaataccgaaattagtttttaagtgcttatttaatttttcttatgatatCCTactatattttgatattattttaaaaatacgtattatatcaaatttataattttaaaaattcaaataaaaaaatatataaattatataagataCGGATGTCATAATTTGATtgcagaatttattttttttaaatttatcagctAACTAAGCTTCTTAgtgtacatttaattttttttatattatttatataataattaatatataatataaatttcataaaataacgCTGTCTAAACACTACATGaattaatttgcaaaaataatttgattgtggaatttaacatttttaattagttataaaaataagctttttcgtgcatatttaatttttttgatatttaaaaaataattaaaatataaaattcattaaataaaactgCTTACAGAAACTCTATCctaatacattttcaaaaataatttaattgcgaaattttaatgttttaattaattagcatAATAAGTTTCTTAgtgcatatttaatttttcttagaacgccctgtaatttttgttattattaaaaaaaaattagatatatattataattataattaatttaattacaaaaatatatttttttattaattaaaattaagaggcgtcttaaaagaaattaaatatgcaCCTACatgcataattaaaaaatttgaaattttcaatCAAATTATTTCAGCTAATtagtatatattaaatttttcttaggAAGCCccgcacttttttttaattattcaaaaaataattaaaatatatattttataaagtaaagctatacattaattaattttaattataattgcactacattaattaatttacaaaaataatttgattgcgaaatttaattttttttaattatttacgaaaaattaattttctactgcatatttatataatcttaaattaatacaagtaaagaaattaaaataaataaatgaaattaaattaaaattataaaactagtaaaattataaaactaaagaCTTTAAGCAAagatttgaattaattaaataattaattattattatgtggTAAACCAATGTAAAAGTCATTTgtttaattgaattttcttgaattttttttacagcaaaatatgaataataacacgatatttaaaattcttaaatatttttaattagaagcttcttgtaaatttttaaaaaatcgtttactaggatatttaatttttcttaaatcctgtactttttttaacattaataaatattaaattatataaatcttataaaataaCGCTGTCTAAACActactttaataaattaccaaaaataatttaaaggcgaaatttaaatgtttcaattaatttaattcaattaattaGCCAAATAAGTGCatgtttatatttcttaatattaaattttgaattggcATACGTGAAGCAActtgaataatttaaagcaataatttgaattaattaactaataaataaataataatcatgtGACAAAAAAACGTAAAAGTCAAGCAAGTTATTCGATATAATTCAGGATTTTATTGGCGCTTTTTTACGGCCTACTTAAGCATTTTGCACGTACTTGCGTGAACTGTTTAAAATATCTTATCTGAATCGTAAATTAGGGCCATAACGGCTTAATTCCGCACAACTTAAGGGCACTCCATACATAAATATCATAAGTTTACttttataggtaagtattttatgaactttatttgtatttattcttTGTATGCATAATTTAACGCGATAACTGTCAACCGTGggactttttatttatacaaaaaataaaagaaaatcttcGTATTGTACCAAGCTAATGTGGCTGGCTATAGCAAGCTACTAATACATGAGTGAATTTTGGTAACAACGTGGGTATGGATATAAAATATGAAGCGGCGATATTTAATGAAAGATCAAAAGAGATGCCTTCATTATTGTTAcaaagaaattcgaaaattgcATTAAGCTTGCTAAAGTAAAATGGTAAAGAGGATCCAATCCGCTTTGGGGATGCAGCTGAAAATCTGATTGTCGTTCGAGCGATGAGGGTGACCggacttaaaaatgtatttcaggGGGATTTATAAAATGGAAGCTAATTAGGTTGTCAGACCCCCAAGTGGCTCGAGTTTCATGAATATAACCATTTTTCAATGCTTAATAAAGGGGGGTTTCAtgttaaaaattcatcatttaaAAAGCGATATAACCGCGGATATTAATATATGCCGTTTGGGGATTGTATATGTACATCCTCATTTGCATGAGCTTactcaattaattttaacaccTGTTTAATTTTATACGATGAATGAGATATTAATGGTTTCTgggtaatttattatatatcagAAAATGCTTTTGTATCTATATCTattcatacaattttatttatccgATATTCACATAAGACAAACGTTTatgtaagaataaaaatttgattcttCCAGGTTTTAAGACTGAGAAGGAAATGCGGTTTTTAGGGGGCCTGGActcaaaaataagaaaaaaatatttttccataatcaattcaaaaaatttcatataatataaaaaaagagtcTTTACAGGAAgcatattttattgtaataaaaaaattaaattatccgaaaaataatttattgtctgAATTCTGGATTTTCAAAActtcctaattaattaaatcttcttgtaaaaaaattcacAGTTAAATTTAGGGTACCgtgtaagaaaattaaaaaaaaaattaatatacagatatCATGAAATTGAGCTAGGCGCACTATAAGGACGAATAATATTTTATcgtgaaatttaaattaattaaaaacaccCCATAGACTATTacatatacattaaaatatttgattaaaggTTGATAACAACATTTTTCCCTTTGCACGCTTTGCTTGACGAATACTTGggatagtaaaaaaaaattgaaaataacagaaaaatataaaaatcttaaataaaaattagaattttttaataattttttttaacttcaaagttctattaaaataaaaaaatattttaaagagaaatttttgattaattgaaaaataaatattttttgttcgtcaaagaagtttttaattattttccaataaatcACTTTTCATGGTTATTGTCATAGtttaatctatttatttattctatctTCATAAGgatcacatatttttttttttactaaaaaatataaaaaattgtgacaattttaattatttaattaaaatcccgatgcaatatttgaaaaaaaatctccatGCAGATTATCCGAAAAAGAGCTAATactaatatatttcaaatatctcagCTGAGTTTTGTAGCATGTGAAATAGTGCTGAAAACTGAATTGGGCTTTAAagcttaaaaatttgttaattaattaaaagcttctggtaaatattttcctaattaaaCTTTGGATATTGCGtaaggaaatataaaaaaatgtgaataaaaatgaaactgagCACACTATTTTTACTGgtaaaattgtaattaattaattgaccGTTTATAAGCATATTTCccgtataatttaaaataagcccTAATTGGCAGTAGAAACATTAATTACACAAATATTAGGCGATTTCAATTTCCTACGATAAATTGTCTCTCAAATATTTCatactaaaacttaaaaaaaaatacaataataaaaaaaaatataataattcgattttcctaataaatatttgaattcgtaaaaaaatttattaaatcaccaaaaaaattattaaattttataataaattgttaatagatcggaattttttaattaattaatttaaactttttcgttaaaaaagactttaattaataataattttttactttatttcagtaaatttttattaatttttcctttacttatatttttttaaagatatcacAACTcactctttttaaattttaattgtttattaaaaatctcaGAAAATTAGGGCTTtttatccaaatattttaattacgaAATAAGATTCTAATTATtaggtaattaaataaaactttattgcaaattataaaactaaccggaaaattattgaaatttgtgataaattgttcaaagtttgccaaaaagaaataattttaagtaaaagtcaaaattttttaattaattaatatacacttttatttattaattttcttcgtTAAATTTGTCTTCATAGGAAgaagtacataatttttttttgttaaaatacaaaaaactttatttgcgAAATTTATTaccctaattaattaattaaaaccctattgcaaaatttaaaaaataattcattacagatagcaaatttaattttataagtaaatcttAAAATGGGACtctcataaaaa
This window harbors:
- the LOC126748902 gene encoding uncharacterized protein LOC126748902, encoding MLQHYHILYNNCVYYQVPTQDLLQIVKTQCKINTYSDYEPSSREAFVYYKLDCIFFELHRRRFISCLIQLSAFHKVNSWLQNVTPQIRCDCCRPDYYEYMLDCERVLRRQLVLTGMHREIVETRALSGGRCFFMKTRLSPEYEATATEVDDVTYKDAVDEISNKTDSLKLDKEDPEYETPDLYLKDDSTSSGAYAPAIPPRDAAERKPFKRHGRFRNLRDSIILATYRGVALGLGPFPHAKHAILRRMRERENKQKGIETEAENAYEVVDDTPPHPEDALEKAIREKRFWTVNIMKERAEAEAARKEAEEMEKEKQNEEEEEEEEEE